A genome region from Deinococcus sp. KNUC1210 includes the following:
- the argB gene encoding acetylglutamate kinase, producing MIIKYGGNAMKSVELRRVVAREIGDLRRELPVVVVHGGGPVIERELTVRGIESRFVDGLRFTSPEAMDAVEMALCKLNKELSQDIGDAVGLMGRDSDLLRGELLDRTRYGRVGQVTGVNTALLHTLLAAGITPVLGCLAVDADGEVMNVNADTSAGAVAGAMQQGIVFLTDVAGVYRSFPDPASLAPELTHAEVVQGMEDGWIAGGMIPKVGAALSALDAGAPFAVIASGMQAGVLAAAVAGSAGTRLIP from the coding sequence ATGATCATCAAATACGGCGGCAACGCCATGAAAAGTGTGGAACTGCGCCGCGTGGTCGCCCGGGAGATCGGAGACCTGCGGCGCGAGTTGCCAGTGGTGGTCGTTCACGGCGGCGGCCCGGTCATCGAGCGCGAACTGACGGTGCGCGGGATCGAAAGCCGGTTTGTGGACGGACTGCGGTTCACGTCGCCGGAAGCGATGGACGCCGTTGAGATGGCGCTGTGCAAGCTGAACAAGGAGCTGAGTCAGGACATCGGCGACGCGGTGGGCCTGATGGGGCGCGACAGCGACCTGCTGCGCGGCGAACTGCTCGACCGCACGCGGTACGGACGGGTCGGGCAGGTGACGGGCGTGAATACCGCGCTGCTGCATACCCTGCTGGCAGCGGGCATCACCCCGGTGCTGGGCTGCCTCGCCGTTGACGCAGACGGCGAGGTGATGAACGTGAACGCCGACACCTCGGCGGGCGCGGTGGCCGGAGCGATGCAGCAGGGCATCGTCTTTCTGACGGATGTGGCGGGGGTGTACCGCTCGTTTCCCGATCCGGCCAGCCTGGCCCCTGAACTGACACACGCCGAGGTGGTGCAGGGCATGGAAGACGGCTGGATCGCGGGCGGCATGATTCCCAAGGTGGGCGCGGCCCTGTCGGCGCTGGACGCGGGCGCACCGTTCGCCGTCATCGCCAGTGGAATGCAGGCGGGCGTGCTGGCAGCAGCCGTCGCTGGCAGTGCCGGTACACGCCTGATTCCCTGA
- a CDS encoding N-formylglutamate amidohydrolase → MSLLILTPHSSGQLPASVMHQMLGERVYASSAREDLQRRIFLDGDPYTELLFLVPGARTLNAPWSRFVVDLNRERGDSSDNGVVKRTGFDRNALYPAGAALDAEDRLRRYWDSFDAQVGAELQGGSVRLMIVGHSMASHGPALGPDQGKPRPAVTLMVGEGERATFPPAQVQALQAAAQTSFSGVLNSAEVSRVAVNDPWTTDDLSLRYHRAAGVPAFGVEFNAGLYLTAQGQPRDERIQALNAGLRDFAAQALALVSG, encoded by the coding sequence ATGTCGCTGCTGATCCTCACGCCCCACAGTTCCGGTCAACTTCCCGCCTCGGTGATGCATCAGATGCTCGGCGAGCGCGTGTACGCCAGCAGTGCCCGCGAAGATTTGCAGCGCCGCATCTTCCTCGACGGCGACCCGTACACCGAACTGCTGTTCCTGGTGCCCGGCGCACGCACGCTGAACGCGCCCTGGAGCCGCTTCGTGGTGGACCTGAACCGCGAACGCGGCGACAGCAGCGATAACGGCGTGGTCAAGCGCACCGGATTTGACAGAAACGCGCTGTATCCGGCAGGCGCGGCGCTGGATGCCGAAGACCGCCTGAGACGCTACTGGGACAGCTTCGACGCCCAGGTCGGCGCAGAGCTCCAGGGCGGCAGCGTGCGCCTGATGATCGTCGGACACAGCATGGCTTCACATGGCCCGGCGCTGGGGCCAGATCAGGGCAAGCCGCGCCCCGCAGTCACGCTGATGGTGGGCGAGGGCGAACGGGCCACCTTTCCACCCGCACAGGTACAGGCACTCCAGGCAGCGGCCCAGACGAGCTTTTCCGGCGTCCTGAACAGCGCCGAGGTCAGCCGGGTGGCGGTGAACGACCCCTGGACGACCGACGACCTGAGCCTGCGCTATCACCGCGCCGCTGGCGTGCCCGCCTTCGGAGTGGAGTTCAACGCGGGGCTGTACCTGACCGCGCAGGGGCAACCCCGCGACGAACGAATTCAGGCGCTGAATGCCGGGCTGCGCGACTTCGCGGCGCAGGCACTGGCACTGGTGAGCGGCTGA
- a CDS encoding aldo/keto reductase, protein MSMQTRTLGHSGLQVSLVGLGCNNFGAKLDQEETNAVVRRALDAGITLFDTADVYGGTQGGPKGTSELMLGRALGSERSRIVLASKFGADMGTDEHGPLKGAKPEYIRRAVEASLQRLGTDYLDLYQLHTPDPGTPIAETLGALDELVQRGLVRFIGCSNLSAAQVEEAEAASEAGQLTRFTSCQDEYSLLVRGIEAELIPVMQRQGLGLLPYFPLASGLLTGKYHRGEALPEGSRLASWKNSANRYLTPQNLETVERLREFAEERGHTLLELAFSWLAAQPVVSSVIAGATSPQQIDQNVAAVGWTLDAAELSDIAAITGGVPA, encoded by the coding sequence GGGCCAAGCTCGATCAGGAGGAAACGAACGCCGTGGTGCGCCGGGCGCTGGATGCGGGCATCACCCTCTTCGATACCGCCGATGTGTACGGCGGCACCCAGGGTGGCCCGAAGGGAACCTCCGAGCTGATGCTGGGCAGGGCGCTGGGCAGCGAGCGCAGCCGCATCGTGCTGGCGAGCAAGTTCGGGGCCGACATGGGCACCGACGAGCATGGCCCGCTGAAGGGCGCAAAACCCGAGTACATCCGCCGGGCGGTCGAGGCCAGTCTGCAACGGCTGGGCACCGATTATCTCGACCTGTACCAGCTCCACACGCCCGACCCCGGCACGCCCATTGCCGAGACGCTGGGAGCGCTGGATGAACTGGTGCAGCGCGGGCTGGTGCGGTTCATCGGCTGCTCGAACCTGAGTGCGGCGCAGGTGGAGGAAGCGGAGGCGGCGTCGGAAGCGGGCCAGCTCACGCGCTTCACGTCCTGCCAGGACGAATACAGCCTGCTGGTGCGCGGCATCGAGGCTGAACTGATTCCGGTCATGCAGCGGCAGGGCCTGGGGCTGCTGCCCTATTTTCCACTGGCGAGCGGGCTGCTGACCGGCAAATACCACCGGGGCGAGGCGCTGCCGGAGGGTTCCAGGCTGGCGAGCTGGAAGAATTCCGCGAACCGTTATCTGACGCCGCAGAATCTGGAGACGGTGGAACGTCTGCGGGAGTTCGCGGAGGAGCGCGGCCATACGCTGCTGGAACTGGCTTTCAGCTGGCTGGCAGCACAGCCGGTGGTCAGCAGCGTGATCGCCGGAGCGACCAGCCCGCAGCAGATCGATCAGAACGTGGCGGCAGTCGGCTGGACGCTGGACGCCGCCGAGCTGAGCGACATCGCTGCCATCACGGGCGGCGTTCCGGCCTGA